The proteins below come from a single Myxocyprinus asiaticus isolate MX2 ecotype Aquarium Trade chromosome 28, UBuf_Myxa_2, whole genome shotgun sequence genomic window:
- the LOC127419534 gene encoding olfactomedin-like protein 3B — MKATIFFILSIIFTQRSRGQYHYQGLMNYLENRMLAMEERIALWHEQNNRYNADLKEFRQQATDLLEKLGKEYTKLHSDLEGAAAQVDRVEREMDYTETKNPPKPCVKAADKMVEQDVVVKERKKEEFFEVSVCVNIVSSIQAMKILKRLGSPKGVWTKDAISAKVYVFNSTSDNTLYEFNSVRELSTSSGISKGRQVSLPSAWNGTGHAVYDGFLYYVSEDSELRIIKYDLSNGSVADSAVFPVEDHTPVYSLNPETLVDLVADEDGLWALYAAGDTINLAKMDANSLDIEQMWDTACPRNNAEAAFIVCGTVYVVYNTKPPSRSRVQCVFDVNDMVSSGEAPLVYFSRRYGAHSSLKYNPEERQLYAWDDGYQILYKLALKKKLWAIMPPPEE; from the exons GAACGTATTGCCCTGTGGCATGAACAGAACAACCGCTACAATGCTGATCTGAAGGAATTTAGGCAGCAAGCTACAGACCTGTTGGAGAAGTTAGGCAAGGAGTACACTAAACTGCATTCAGACCTGGAGGGTGCCGCAGCACAGGTGGACCGTGTAGAGCGTGAGATGGACTACACTGAAACCAAGAATCCTCCAAAGCCTTGTGTTAAAGCAGCAGACAAGATGGTGGAACAGGACGTGGTTGTCAAGGAGAGGAAGAAGGAAGAGTTCTTCGAGGTCTCTG TGTGCGTTAACATTGTATCCAGTATTCAAGCAATGAAGATCCTTAAGAGACTGGGGAGTCCCAAAGGTGTCTGGACCAAAGATGCCATATCAGCAAAAGTCTATGTCTTTAACAGCACGTCTGATAACACACTGTATGAGTTCAACTCCGTCCGAGAGCTCTCCACATCATCAGGCATATCTAAAGGCAGACAAGTTAGTCTACCCTCTGCTTGGAACGGAACCGGTCATGCGGTATATGATGGCTTCCTCTACTATGTCAGTGAGGACTCTGAGCTCCGAATTATTAAATATGACCTCAGCAATGGTTCAGTTGCAGACAGTGCAGTGTTTCCTGTAGAAGATCACACCCCAGTGTACAGCCTTAATCCAGAGACTCTGGTAGACCTAGTGGCAGATGAAGATGGGCTATGGGCACTATACGCTGCTGGAGACACCATCAACCTAGCTAAAATGGACGCCAACTCCCTGGACATAGAGCAGATGTGGGACACGGCATGCCCGAGAAACAATGCTGAAGCAGCTTTTATTGTATGTGGCACAGTCTATGTGGTTTACAACACCAAGCCACCAAGCCGCTCACGTGTGCAGTGTGTGTTTGATGTGAATGACATGGTAAGCAGTGGTGAGGCCCCACTGGTTTATTTCTCCAGGCGCTATGGGGCCCATTCCAGCCTGAAATACAATCCTGAGGAGAGGCAGCTTTATGCATGGGATGACGGGTACCAGATTCTTTATAAGCTCGCACTGAAGAAGAAGCTATGGGCGATAATGCCGCCACCTGAGGAATAG
- the LOC127419533 gene encoding synaptotagmin-6-like, translated as MTAAGKGHDMYCQEAVSFIVDLCTQDSPWLDHSTCEEFLFLISNQELNHRELDITAGLPIGVIIACGLALLLLSALVSWKLCWVPWRNKALSSSSAALAPDDYLSLQLPSLLPSPQPSEVAMATEKEKYPMASMGFLEAAVKISHTSPDIPAEVQLSMREHFLRRTQRMQRQTTEPASSTRHSSFKRHLNRQMQVGSLDLGNDYDVDEQPTSIGRIKPELYKQTTTGNEDSGNSQSAKNCGKINFSLCYDYENEILLVKILKAFDLPAKDLCGSSDPYVKIYLLPDRKQKFQTRVHRKTLNPTFDESFQFPVPYDELPVRKLHLSVFDFDRFSRHDMIGEVTLDNLFEVSDLSRVTSIWKDIQYATSESVDLGEIMFSLCYLPTAGRLTLTVIKCRNLKAMDITGYSDPYVKVSLICDGRRLKKKKTTTKKNTLNPTYNEAIIFDIPPESMDQVNLHISVMDYDLVGHNEIIGVCRLGCGAEGLGRDHWNEMLAYPRKPIAHWHPLVETTKSEKEWKVRTASFDSQGSCPSPKPIASP; from the exons ACATCACTGCTGGCCTCCCCATCGGTGTGATAATAGCGTGTGGATTGGCACTGCTGTTactatctgcactggtctcctgGAAACTGTGCTGGGTTCCTTGGAGGAACAAAGCCCTCTCATCCAGTTCTGCGGCCCTTGCCCCAGACGACTACCTCTCACTTCAGTTACCATCTCTCCTACCGAGTCCTCAGCCATCTGAGGTCGCTATGGCGACTGAGAAGGAAAAGTATCCCATGGCGTCGATGGGCTTCCTGGAGGCAGCTGTTAAAATAAGCCACACATCTCCTGACATCCCCGCTGAGGTACAGCTCTCAATGAGGGAGCACTTTTTGCGCCGTACGCAGCGCATGCAGAGACAGACCACCGAACCAGCATCATCCACCAG GCATAGCTCCTTCAAACGTCACCTCAACCGTCAGATGCAGGTAGGCAGTCTGGACCTGGGGAACGACTATGATGTGGATGAGCAGCCAACCAGCATCGGCCGCATCAAGCCTGAACTGTACAAGCAGACGACCACAGGGAACGAAGACTCGGGCAATAGTCAAAGTGCCAAAAACTGTGGGAAGATAAATTTTTCTCTATGCTACGattatgagaatgagattttactCGTCAAGATACTCAAGGCCTTCGATCTACCAGCCAAGGATCTTTGTGGCAGTTCTGACCCTTATGTCAAGATCTACCTGCTACCAGATCGCAAGCAGAAGTTCCAGACGCGAGTCCATCGCAAAACGCTCAACCCTACGTTTGATGAGTCCTTCCAGTTTCCTGTACCCTATGATGAGCTGCCTGTCAGGAAACTCCATCTCAGCGTTTTTGACTTTGACCGGTTCTCAAGGCACGATATGATTGGGGAGGTCACACTGGACAATCTGTTTGAAGTGTCTGATCTCTCAAGGGTGACGTCCATCTGGAAAGACATTCAGTATGCTACCTCT GAGAGTGTGGACCTGGGAGAGATCATGTTCTCACTCTGCTATCTGCCAACAGCAGGGAGATTAACACTCACAGTCATCAAGTGCAGGAACCTTAAGGCAATGGACATAACAGGATACTCAG ATCCCTATGTGAAAGTATCTCTCATTTGTGATGGGAGACGTTTGAAAAAGAAGAAGActacaacaaagaaaaacacccTGAATCCCACCTATAATGAGGCCATTATCTTTGACATCCCTCCTGAGAGCATGGACCAAGTCAACTTGCACATCTCTGTCATGGACTATGACCT GGTGGGCCATAATGAGATAATTGGTGTGTGTCGTTTAGGGTGTGGTGCTGAAGGTTTAGGTAGGGACCACTGGAATGAGATGCTCGCCTACCCCCGTAAGCCAATTGCACACTGGCACCCCCTGGTGGAAACCACTAAATCAGAAAAAGAG TGGAAGGTTAGGACGGCCAGTTTTGACAGTCAGGGGTCCTGCCCCTCCCCCAAACCCATTGCCAGCCCTTGA